In the genome of Roseimicrobium gellanilyticum, one region contains:
- the vccD gene encoding Verru_Chthon cassette protein D, which produces MQMTNYTRTIPIPRPHAFTLIEILLVVTIMGIMLTAAGGLSSNVADSMNFREAIQQVKGQMESARQTAITTNRSVTVRIVQGENEFGEVVWNGVQLGFTESISDPDAAGYKTPVAGSYDPGFKAIDAIDRLPSGFVFHDSSTFSTLLSWRSGPNSGVMLDASGVQRQYVSFAFLPEGRCTLPTAEKWMLTMARQEKLNAETLPPDYAAIQIDPSTARCRIYRR; this is translated from the coding sequence ATGCAGATGACAAACTACACGCGCACGATCCCCATCCCCAGACCACACGCATTCACCCTCATCGAAATCCTCCTCGTGGTCACCATCATGGGCATCATGCTGACCGCGGCCGGCGGCCTCTCCAGCAATGTCGCTGACTCCATGAATTTCCGGGAGGCCATCCAGCAGGTCAAAGGACAGATGGAAAGCGCGAGACAAACTGCGATCACGACCAATCGCAGCGTCACGGTGCGCATCGTTCAAGGAGAAAACGAGTTCGGTGAAGTGGTGTGGAACGGGGTGCAACTGGGTTTCACCGAAAGCATCAGTGATCCGGATGCCGCTGGTTACAAGACCCCAGTCGCCGGCAGCTATGATCCGGGCTTCAAAGCGATAGACGCGATTGATCGACTGCCATCTGGATTCGTCTTCCATGACAGCAGCACCTTCTCCACGCTGCTCTCGTGGCGTAGCGGACCCAATTCGGGAGTGATGCTCGATGCCAGCGGAGTGCAAAGGCAGTACGTCTCCTTTGCGTTCCTTCCGGAAGGACGATGCACCCTTCCCACCGCAGAGAAATGGATGCTCACCATGGCCCGGCAAGAGAAACTCAACGCCGAGACACTCCCCCCCGACTACGCCGCCATCCAGATTGACCCCTCTACGGCGCGCTGCCGCATCTATCGCCGGTAG
- the vccB gene encoding Verru_Chthon cassette protein B, giving the protein MKYNISSYHGQHSSQKQFIPNFSQHIHKSDSGSTLVEVMIVVGLLVSVMLPLLGLLSIGLETGQKAGVNVIGSRITNQLMSEVQQSEWSELDQWNGRTVYFDDQGSTLKEADSANPSATFVGRVYVSSPGVILATQSSIANAMHRKVTTVVCPAMSDSGDRAFSEALSALENGKPVPSTVRVGHGLVTNTGKDA; this is encoded by the coding sequence ATGAAATATAATATTTCATCATACCACGGACAACATTCTTCCCAGAAACAATTTATTCCAAACTTTTCCCAGCACATCCACAAGTCCGACAGTGGTTCCACCTTGGTGGAAGTGATGATCGTGGTGGGCTTGCTCGTTTCCGTCATGCTTCCGCTGCTTGGGCTTCTCTCGATCGGATTGGAGACCGGGCAGAAGGCCGGAGTCAATGTCATCGGCTCGCGCATCACCAATCAACTCATGAGTGAGGTGCAGCAGAGTGAATGGAGTGAGCTTGACCAATGGAATGGGCGGACCGTCTATTTCGATGACCAAGGCAGTACACTGAAGGAGGCAGACTCCGCAAATCCTTCCGCCACATTTGTAGGTCGCGTGTATGTCTCCTCGCCGGGAGTGATACTGGCCACCCAATCCAGCATCGCCAATGCCATGCACCGCAAAGTCACCACCGTGGTGTGTCCAGCGATGAGTGATAGCGGCGACCGGGCTTTCAGTGAAGCACTATCCGCCCTCGAAAATGGCAAGCCCGTACCGTCCACCGTCAGGGTAGGACATGGGTTGGTCACGAACACCGGCAAGGATGCCTGA
- the vccC gene encoding Verru_Chthon cassette protein C, protein MKHSPIENHPLSAARTQLGTARPRQGFTLVEMLLSIAIVSIVMVAMAEMLDAVLKNLSVAESRSSQFQESQAAFDSIIRRLSACEINPYYDFVYPGTPQDTSQVPIRYGLESDLHFICGPAAGPPGALIGGDNHPGHAIFFHGAYGFTDTSGLTEMGTLLNSWGYHLEFGDDAGTRADFLNAGNASPSKYRYRLKELQVPAELLQTYTAKLNEKTTEQDIYGWFRSGVNGGHSHTLAENIVALVITPLVTSQEGAPEKATELAPDYFYDTRAYQHNRGSQELMERTRHKLPPLVRITLVALSETSAQTLAETHGDNMPPLYPASLFTDVTKYESDLAALEANLVEQKLRYRVFTSTVRLRNSKWTSNP, encoded by the coding sequence ATGAAGCACTCCCCCATAGAGAATCACCCACTCTCGGCGGCCCGCACTCAACTTGGTACAGCAAGGCCCCGCCAGGGATTCACGTTGGTGGAAATGCTGCTCAGCATTGCCATCGTTTCCATCGTGATGGTCGCGATGGCAGAAATGCTTGACGCTGTATTGAAGAACCTTTCCGTCGCCGAGTCGCGCTCCAGTCAGTTCCAAGAGTCCCAGGCCGCATTTGACAGCATCATCCGCCGCCTCTCCGCTTGTGAGATCAATCCGTACTATGATTTCGTGTACCCTGGGACTCCTCAGGATACCAGCCAGGTACCCATCCGATATGGCCTGGAATCAGATCTGCATTTCATCTGCGGTCCTGCGGCGGGACCTCCGGGAGCCCTGATTGGAGGGGACAACCACCCTGGTCACGCGATCTTTTTCCATGGTGCCTACGGCTTCACGGACACCTCAGGACTGACCGAGATGGGCACTCTGCTCAACAGCTGGGGATACCATCTTGAGTTCGGAGATGATGCAGGAACCCGAGCCGATTTCCTGAATGCCGGGAATGCCAGTCCGAGCAAGTACCGATATCGCCTGAAGGAACTGCAGGTCCCAGCCGAACTGCTCCAGACTTATACGGCAAAGCTGAACGAAAAGACCACTGAGCAGGATATTTACGGATGGTTCCGCTCCGGGGTTAATGGCGGACATTCACATACGCTCGCAGAGAACATTGTAGCACTGGTCATCACTCCCCTGGTCACCTCGCAGGAGGGAGCGCCGGAGAAGGCGACAGAACTTGCTCCGGACTACTTCTACGACACTCGCGCCTATCAGCACAACCGCGGCAGCCAGGAGCTGATGGAGCGCACACGTCACAAGCTTCCCCCGCTTGTCCGCATCACCCTGGTGGCGCTTTCAGAGACTTCCGCCCAGACATTGGCAGAAACGCACGGCGACAACATGCCCCCCCTGTATCCGGCAAGCCTCTTCACGGATGTCACGAAGTACGAATCGGATCTTGCCGCTCTTGAAGCCAATCTGGTCGAGCAAAAGCTGAGGTACCGCGTCTTCACTTCAACCGTACGCCTGCGCAACTCAAAGTGGACATCCAACCCCTGA